The region ACCGAACGATCGCAAAATCTGGCTCTGGTTCACTATCAAGCGGCAAAATTACAGGCTCTTGACTCCGCACAAGTGCCCGTTCCCTTAATGCAGGCAACAACTCGTATAAAAGCGCTGTATTACAAACTGAATGGGGAGTCCCCTTCGCAACCATTTGTACTAACTCTCCGCGAATTAACTCCACGCGATCGCGTTCAGTCAGGAACCCCAACTCAATCAATCGATGATAATCATCCAGCGTGAACCGTTTCGTAGAAACAACACTCATAGCCGTAAGGGATTGCGACACTGAAGTAAGCTCAAGCTAGCACATTCCTTTTGCGCTATTACCATGCCCCTGAACCACACTGCCGCTCTACTGACCATCGCCACACCCAACTTCGATCGCCTGGTTGAGTTTTACACACAACTTCTTAACCAAGCGCCCATTACCTGCATTCCAAACGTTTATGCCGAATTTCGTTTATTAGGAGTAAAACTGGGAATTTTTCATCCAAAAGCAGACTTACAGGAGGCAGGAGATACGGGAGATAGGGAAGACATTCACCATTCACCATTCACCATTCACCATTCTCTAACTCCTCCACCTACCCACTCTTCCACCCACTCACTCCTCCACCCTCCTCAGCCCCCAACCCCCAGCCCTTTCTCTTCTCTCGGCATGAGCCTGTGTCTGGAAGTAGAGAATTTGGAGGGTGCGATCGCCCACCTGACCCAACTCGGCTATCCCCCACCAGGCGAGATTCTCACCGCATCCCACGGACGGGAAATCTATGCCTATGACCCGGATGGAAACTGGTTGATTCTACACCAAAATTATTCTGCTAACGACCTGAAGCATTAGGATTGGCTAGATTGGAGACAACCTTGTAACAAATGGCATTTTTATGTGAGAGTGGTGCCTGTGTTTTTACTGGTTAGCATGAGCTGGTTGGATCTGCTGCCGGGGCTTACTACAGAACTGAAACCATTGGAGCTTACTTGAAGGGAATAGCCTGACAATGCAGGCATCCGCGAATGCTCGTGTACAGCCAGCCTCTCAATTTGGGGTAGAGGTTATCATCAGCGATCGCATTCAAATCATCATCGAAACATTGGCAGGCGAAACCTCAATATCAGACTGCAAAGAGGACACGCTTGCTAACACAGGCATTTTCAAACAGTTTCTAGTGGACACTCCAAATGAAACTTTGTCAGAGCATTCGCTCCAAATCATAGAAAGCAAACCACAAAAAAGGGTGCCCATAAGCACCCTGAAGTTGGAGTTTCTCGATCGCACCCATTTTATGGAACAAACCTGAGTTTGAACCCTTGACGTTAGGATTTTTGTTGATCCGGAAAGTGGCACCATAGAGAAGTCAGCATTGGGGAAAACAGCGTGGCGGAGACCGTGAAATTTGGAGTAATTGTGTTTCCGGGGTCAAACTGCGATCGCGATGTCGCTTACGTCACCCGCGATTTGCTGAATCAGCCCACACGCATGGTGTGGCATGAAGACAGCGACCTGTCGGAGATTGATGTGGTGGTTGTGCCGGGAGGCTTCAGCTATGGCGATTATCTGCGCTGTGGGGCGATCGCCCGATTTTCGCCTGCCATGCGATCAGTGATGGAGCACGCCAAGCAAGGCAAGTATGTGTTAGGCATTTGCAACGGCTTCCAGGTTCTGACAGAAGCAGGGCTGTTACCAGGAGCATTGGTCAGAAACCGAGATTTACACTTTATCTGCGATCGCGTCCCACTTAAAGTCGAGCGAACCGATTTGCCCTGGACACAGCACTATCAAACCAGTGAAGTGATCACAATTCCCATCGCTCACGGGGAGGGCAGCTATTATGCTGATGCCGACACTCTCAAAGCCTTAGAAGACAACCGTCAGGTCTTGTTCCGCTACTGCTCTCCAACTGGTGTGTCTGACCCAGACAGTAACCCCAATGGCTCCCTTAACCA is a window of Leptolyngbyaceae cyanobacterium JSC-12 DNA encoding:
- a CDS encoding Glyoxalase/Bleomycin resistance protein/Dioxygenase superfamily (IMG reference gene:2510096416) — protein: MPLNHTAALLTIATPNFDRLVEFYTQLLNQAPITCIPNVYAEFRLLGVKLGIFHPKADLQEAGDTGDREDIHHSPFTIHHSLTPPPTHSSTHSLLHPPQPPTPSPFSSLGMSLCLEVENLEGAIAHLTQLGYPPPGEILTASHGREIYAYDPDGNWLILHQNYSANDLKH
- a CDS encoding hypothetical protein (IMG reference gene:2510096417), whose product is MQASANARVQPASQFGVEVIISDRIQIIIETLAGETSISDCKEDTLANTGIFKQFLVDTPNETLSEHSLQIIESKPQKRVPISTLKLEFLDRTHFMEQT
- a CDS encoding phosphoribosylformylglycinamidine synthase I (IMG reference gene:2510096418~PFAM: CobB/CobQ-like glutamine amidotransferase domain~TIGRFAM: phosphoribosylformylglycinamidine synthase I) is translated as MAETVKFGVIVFPGSNCDRDVAYVTRDLLNQPTRMVWHEDSDLSEIDVVVVPGGFSYGDYLRCGAIARFSPAMRSVMEHAKQGKYVLGICNGFQVLTEAGLLPGALVRNRDLHFICDRVPLKVERTDLPWTQHYQTSEVITIPIAHGEGSYYADADTLKALEDNRQVLFRYCSPTGVSDPDSNPNGSLNHIAGICNPEGNVLGMMPHPERASDPVLGSTDGIKLFQGVLATLGVGTEPAIAML